tgatgataatatgaaCATGCGCTCGGtttattcttcttcatatgcaatgatttttttttctctagcCATCAAATCTTGATccaaataacaataatcatttcattgattgattgatttattaataGTAAGGccaataaaataatcaacaagtTCACACccaaaaataatcatattgATTCTGGCTTATTCATGATACATtcgatgaaagaaaatgtcgataataataatgatgatgatgatgttgatgatcaacgTTCATCACAAAGCGTCATGATTATTGGCAACCGTCGTCATAGTCATAGTCGTAGCCATTCACATTCAAGACCATCATCTTTaatgtttcaaaattatcatccattaattataatgaatgataataatagacaatcaataaatcctGGAAGACGAAGATTTACAAATGTACTTGAAACACAATTAGATCAAGATAcggaaaatgattttgattataatggccataatgttgaaaattatgatcatcaccatcaacatgatgaacaacaacaacaatattatgCTGAAAGTGGTTCAGAATGTCCACCAATCACCGAAcatcctgttgttgttgatcaacaaatgatgttgatgtatccatctgttgatgattatcatgctGAATATCTTATGCAACAAGAAGTCGGTATTTATGGTTGGcgtaaaaaaattctatacaTTTTATTAGTCATCAATATTGTTATGGTTGGCATTAATTTTGCATTAGCTTTTTGGATCGTTTCCGTTCTTGGATTCTCTAcggtaaataaaaattatttgttcatatgtttttttttgtttgttttcgttaatttattcgattctatTTACACCCTAGAATGGTATTGGTCCAGTTGATTTTGGATCActcgataataatcaaccggataatgatcaaataattCGAATACATGGTTCAGctgtatttgaaaaattattatttgctcGTCACTTAAAATCATGgccaaatgatgaatttcgaaTGACAACCAAGAATGGTGATATAATATTTCGATCATTATCGAATGATTCATCACAAATCAATGGAACTCGATTGATTATTTCGAATGATAAAATCCAATTGTTTACTAATCATTTTGAGGTTTAtgatcgaaaaaattcactAATGTTTGCATTGGATTCATCATCGGATGAATCATCGAATCTATCGAGACCATCTAgatcattgattaataatcaatccgAAACGTCACTACAACAGATAACTATTCGAACGAAtgcaattaaatttttaaatggtaaatcattttggatttcaatttcaatatcataaatttttttgttctttcatTGACAAATTATAGACATTAATAATCTTAATCTACCGCTATCATTACAAACACCATCAGTGATCaatacaatcaatgatgagcTACGTTTATATTCACCACAAAGTCGTTTATTATTACGTGGACCAAAATCCATACATTTAGAATCAAAATTGGGTGATATTTCTCTGGTCACCTATGATAATttacaattacaatcaaatgTTGGTcgagtaagtttttttttgttcaaatgaataaatttatcatttcatcaaattaacACAATGGTtatctatgaaaaaaaataatcagatTACATTGGATAGTCGTGCCATTTATTTGCGAAAATTATGGACcacatcaccaacaacattggatgataataaaacattgaatactaccgaaaataatttgttcgatgaatcattattatttccgAAACCAATCGTATATCAAGTATGTGTTTGTTCTAAATCTGGAAGATTATTTCTAACTCAAGCTGATAAACCATGTCAAGTAAAATCATATCGtgattgtcgatgatgagaaaaaaaatgaattttatttgaaaaaaatattaattaaaaaaaaaattcattaataatcaatctaAATCCATTGGTTGTTCAAGATCAAAAGCAACCTTTTCAACCGTACAacgaaacatcatcataaattttaCACAAAACAAttccaaatgaataattggTTTGGAACCCTGTATCAAACGATGATCAATTTCTGCTGCAATCGATATAAGattcgatttcatttcatcatcaagacaGAAATCCATCAAATTACAGACCAATGTTCGTAATATAATATTCGATGGTATCAGATGTGTTTGTAGATCAAACAATATTTGTCGTATTTCGGCTACTTGTTTAACACTTTGTGTACtggtcaattttttcgacaaatcgttcaatttttgttgccaacgaaattgttccaatttttgtccagtattattatttttacgttgtgaattcaattcttgtTGAATGGCAATCGTTTGTAATAGAATAATTGCTCTACGAACATTTTGATCAGATTCATTAATAacattattaatcaatgattcaTTACATTCAAATTGTTCAGCATTAGAAATTGTTTGTAATACTTGGCCAAGTTCAACGGTCGATGGTGCTGAACATCGAAACATTAGACAACGTGATTTTAATGCCGGTATAATACGACTTGAATGTTCGGCCATCAATATAATTCGACATGTTTCAgcatatttttccattgttcgACGTAATGCTTGTTGAGCTTCTTTGGTCAATGAATCAGCCTGATCAATaacaatcattttgaatggatattttttAATAGCCGATAGATTTGTTGCcatatttttgatcaattcttGTACGACCACACGATCATAGTAACCATTTTCACTTGGATTCACTTCTAAATGTAGATTACttgataaaaatgtttgaatgactttttttccacttggtgcttcgaatatttttgtttcaatttttagcTTTCGTGATGTTGAACCAAATatttcgaataataatgaacgaaCTATGGTTCGTTTACCTGAACCACATGGACCATAGATGAAAAGAtgtggaaaattttcttggCTAATCAATTTCTTTAAACGTATAGcttcattttgatgaaattgaaattgatcaaaacgTTCTGGCCGATATTTATCACACCAAAGTTGTTTGATggacatcttttttttatgaaaataattttaaaaatttgaaattttcaataaaaccAATTCAAAATTCGGGAATCAATATCAAGAGGCGGCAAAAATGAGtgggaaaacaaaaatttttgttatcaCATCCTCTATGAAtagtacattttttttgaacattcATTCGAAAAGAAACTCAAAATaatcgtttttctttttttttttgaaatttaaaacaaaaaaaaaattgtttatcaaatttttacgaaaaaaaaaacagaatcgtCCTGAACAAAGAGATAAAGAgggtcgttttttttctatcaatgGTTAAAGGATTCGAAATTGTCGGCATGGTTATCGCGATTTCCTCCGGTGGTTatcgtttatttttgtcattgtctTTATCACAATGTCAGGATGTACAAAGCTCATCCAGACATCCAACAGGGAAAGTAATGACTTTTCGTAGATATATAAACCGAATCAATTTGCAgacaaatattcatcatttgtctCAATAAGCtgatatacaacaacaatcgatcaaACACAACCATGAATCGAACAATTCTCTTATTCGTCATTGTTGCATTCGTAATGATGGCCACAGATCATGCTTTTGGGTCGCCTGGATATACAGCATTTAGAATGTCTAAAAATGGTCTACGCCCACGAAGTGCTGATTGGAACACTTATACCGATGATCGATCGGATTACGATAATTTTCTCAATTACCGtcaaaaacgaaattttctACCTTTACCTCCGCCTTTGTGGGTATTACCATagtaacatttttttgtccaaTTATTTTTCCCggaattaataataaataataaataaaaaatattaataaacTAATCTATTGTCTATATACAAATGAGTTTTCattttgcgtgtgtgtgtgtgtgtgtatgtgtgtgcagtatttcaaaattcaaaaatggtTTTAAAAAACCGGTAtacaatacaaaaacaaaacaaaacaaaaattcgaattcgacTATCGATATATCGCGATATGACAATCGGTTAGTCGTTGATCACATGATCaccaaacgaacaaacatttcgagaaaatttttttttctgtgtataTTGGTTTCATTGTGTGCAtctggtggtgatgatgatggtgtgaGCCTCTCTCATTCtctttatgtgtgtgtgatggcAGCAAAAGTTGAATGAttcagtcatttttttcttattcattcGTCGatgtttgtgatgatgatgatgattattattattattatggttcaTTGTCAATATCAATAGcgaggaatttttttttgtgtttttcttTGTGTCGAATTTCTATTCTATATTaaatattattcattattatttttttttgtccatcatTTATTCCTGGTGAATTTTTAAAGGGTAAACAATTCAAAAGAAATATATCTATTCTTAATTAATCAACGATGACAACTGAAACATCAAATTTGCGACCACAACCGGTTGATTTTAATGCCGTATGGCAAACGATTCGTGgaacaatcaataaaattctaTGCCTAAATTATGTATCAAAAGATGAATGGGGTGATCGTTTTCATGATATTTATAAGCTTTGTATTGCTCATCCTGGTATGACATTGATATCTGTTGCTATAATAATTTCTATATATTGATTtctctttgatttttttacaaatattGTAGAATCATATTCTGATCGAACGTATcatgaaacaagaaaactATTGGAATCTCATGTTAAATTAATCTATGCTGTATGTAgagtaatgttttttttgtttttatttgaaattgatataCTTATTGTTATTCACTAGTCGGTAATAGAGAATCCATCgaatatgaatgatttgctccatatttattatgaaaaatggcaaatctATCAACAGGCAATTGAATATCTAACACTGTTATATATTTATCTAAATACACAATATGTACGTAAATTTCGTCATGGTAACACTGAATTAGGTGATGATTCAagatcgaatgaaaaattaatggaAATCAATGAACTTGGTGCACATTTatggaaaatggaaatgattaTGCCACTGAAAGATAATCTTGTTCAACTTTTATTACAAGCTATTAATGAGTAAGAATAtttatcgttgttttttgttgattttttttgtaaaaaaaaatattctcttTATAAACAGTGACCGTTGTGGTAAACCACAGAATCATAATGTAATATCATCTGttattaattcatttatattgatgGAAAGATTTGGtaacaaaaataaaccaGTATTGTATCGTGAATTATTCGAGGAACCATTTTTGATGGCAACTAGTACCTATTATAGTCATGAAGCAAAATTATTGttacaaaataatgattgttcaAATTATCTAGAGAAAGTACTCAACATTATAAATGTAGAGAAAGATCGTCTTTATAAATTGATACCAAATGAATCACATCAACGTGTAATTGAAGTTGTCGAAAAATGTATGCTTGGTgattatttggatttttttcaaaatgaatgccGATTAATGGTCAAGAATGAAGTGAGCCGTGATTTACGTAATATGTATCtattattgaaatcaattgaatctgGTCTAAAAATAATGGTCGATCAAGTTGAGTTGCATATCAAAGAGAAAGGCTTGGAAGTAATAAAATGcataatcaattcaaaagatgataatcatattcaaacatttattgAAGAAATACTTAaagtttattatcattatcttcatttaattgaaaacataTTCTCTGGTGATAAGATTTTCATGTCAGCATTGGATCGTGCATGTACAGCGATTATTAATTATCGTGAAAATACTAAACAACCATGTAGATCGCCAGAAATTCTATCACGTTATTGtgataatttattgaaaaaatctgcaaaaaattcatcggaaaaagaaatggaaacCAAAATTACCGAAgcgattattatatttaaatATATAAGTGATAAAGatatatttcaaaaatgTTATTCAAAAATGTTGGCCAAACGTTTAATACATTCACAATgtatttcaatggaaaatgaagaatgtatgatacagaaaataaaatctgtTTGTGGTTATGAATTTACATCGAAATTACAACGAATGTTTACCGATGTCAAAGGTTAGTGTGTAATCGTGTTTGTTCaaatgtccaaaaaaaattttttttttcgaatcatttcatttttatttagtttgtgatgattttatGGTTGGATTTCAGACACATTTAGAGAATAGTAATATAAAATTACCAATGTCATTCTCAGCATATATATTACAGGCATGTGCATGGCCATTCTCACAGACACCGGTATCGAATTTTAATATACCattaatatttgaaaaagcTGTCCAtgaatttgaacatttttatttgaataaatttaatggtcgtaaattgaattggataTTCAATGTAAGTCAAGGTGaagtgaaatttttatatacaaaaaaattgtatcaaATTACAATGAATACATTTCAAATtgccatcattttgttgtttgaaaatgttgatgaattatcTTATGAAGAGATTCAGGTAAATtatacatttgttgttgttgttgttgttgaatcaaatttatttatttacaattttcttttttttttaaaaaaaacatagcaAAGTACCAGtctaaatgatgaacaattacAAAGGCATTTACAATCGTTTactgatttgaaaattttactCATCAACAgtccatcatcaccactatcatcatcaacatcatcatcatcatcttcgagTTTATCGATTCAACAggccaaacaacaacaatcaacatcgGAATCGTTTCCGAAATCAACaagatttttattgaataaaaattttgcaaGTAAACgtatgaaattcaaaatcaatgtaCCGCCACCAAAAGAAATTCAGGTAAGTAGAAAGTCgctgttaaaaaaaatgttgatttttaaaaaaattttttttttgcagcaAAAAGAAGCCGAACAACAGAATGCATCGGTTGAAGAGGatagaaaaatgtttttacaGGCTGCAATTGTACGTATAATGAAAACACGTAAACGATTACGACATAATGCCCTGATCGAAGAGGTTATTAACCAGGCTAAACAACGTTTCAATCCAAATGTACCGATGATAAAAAAAGCAATCGAttcattaattgaaaaacaatatattGATCGATATGAAACTAGTGATGAATATCATTATATGGCctaagaacaaaaaaaaaaacatttcaaatttattttcaaacaaaccaCAGATTCTTTCACTTTCagaaaatataataataataataataatcgttttATTTGCCACATGTCTTTGTGTAAtcgatcaaaacaaaacacataaaacaaaatttgtatactataaaatttataaatcgaaaaattttctctgaGATGTCtcggtggttttttttaaaaaattcattttgacattgacaattttgttttttttttgtcatatatagcaatcatcatcatcatcattttggtcTTTATTTACAAACGAATCGTCGATTATTGGTTATTGTTGAcaagaaattcatcatcatcatcatcatcatcattgattattgttttatGACTATTGCTTACAATAGTGGTTGCATTGGAATTTGTTCGCATTAAACATGATGCTGTTgctactgatgatgatgatgattgacgatgattattaatgTTATTCCAGAATTGTCGATAAATTCGTAATAGATCCGGTGGTCTTGTTATATTCAGGCCAACATCATTCCAATTATCAAAATCTTGATCAGTGTTTTCATCACAAAATGTTATTGATGttattttataattataTGTCATTagatattcattgattagaTAATTCAGTGCTCGTTTTTCATGTGGTTTGATTATTGAACTACCGCcgacaccaccaccaccaccaatacaTGATTCATAGTTGgataaatttgttgttgattttttacTAAATTTATCATCTTCACCTGGACATGAATCACCATCGGCTGAACCacgataataaaaatctcTACTAAATTCATTGGCATATTCTGCTGTAGCAGTAGtgaatatattattatcattgttgattgttggtGGTGATTGATGTAGTTTGGATTCACAATCATTGagcaatttattattaccaccaccaccaccatcaatcaTATCATTAGAACATTGTCCGGTTGTGGTCATTGTAAGACTTGCACGTAATGAATCAATAGTTTTGCGTGCTTTACGTAATTCAAATTCCAATACGGCAATCCGTTCATCACCAATATGTCTTTCGAGATCTTCATCCGAATAATGTGTAAAATCCAATGAATCAAAGGTATTCTCCGAAGGACTTCGTccgattgataaattttttggaaACATCGTTGTCATCGCTTCATTACTGGTTGATGGACG
This is a stretch of genomic DNA from Dermatophagoides farinae isolate YC_2012a chromosome 2, ASM2471394v1, whole genome shotgun sequence. It encodes these proteins:
- the RfC38 gene encoding replication factor C subunit RfC38 encodes the protein MSIKQLWCDKYRPERFDQFQFHQNEAIRLKKLISQENFPHLFIYGPCGSGKRTIVRSLLFEIFGSTSRKLKIETKIFEAPSGKKVIQTFLSSNLHLEVNPSENGYYDRVVVQELIKNMATNLSAIKKYPFKMIVIDQADSLTKEAQQALRRTMEKYAETCRIILMAEHSSRIIPALKSRCLMFRCSAPSTVELGQVLQTISNAEQFECNESLINNVINESDQNVRRAIILLQTIAIQQELNSQRKNNNTGQKLEQFRWQQKLNDLSKKLTSTQSVKQVAEIRQILFDLQTHLIPSNIILRTLVCNLMDFCLDDEMKSNLISIAAEIDHRLIQGSKPIIHLELFCVKFMMMFRCTVEKVAFDLEQPMDLD
- the Cul2 gene encoding cullin 2, coding for MTTETSNLRPQPVDFNAVWQTIRGTINKILCLNYVSKDEWGDRFHDIYKLCIAHPESYSDRTYHETRKLLESHVKLIYASVIENPSNMNDLLHIYYEKWQIYQQAIEYLTLLYIYLNTQYVRKFRHGNTELGDDSRSNEKLMEINELGAHLWKMEMIMPLKDNLVQLLLQAINDDRCGKPQNHNVISSVINSFILMERFGNKNKPVLYRELFEEPFLMATSTYYSHEAKLLLQNNDCSNYLEKVLNIINVEKDRLYKLIPNESHQRVIEVVEKCMLGDYLDFFQNECRLMVKNEVSRDLRNMYLLLKSIESGLKIMVDQVELHIKEKGLEVIKCIINSKDDNHIQTFIEEILKVYYHYLHLIENIFSGDKIFMSALDRACTAIINYRENTKQPCRSPEILSRYCDNLLKKSAKNSSEKEMETKITEAIIIFKYISDKDIFQKCYSKMLAKRLIHSQCISMENEECMIQKIKSVCGYEFTSKLQRMFTDVKVCDDFMVGFQTHLENSNIKLPMSFSAYILQACAWPFSQTPVSNFNIPLIFEKAVHEFEHFYLNKFNGRKLNWIFNVSQGEVKFLYTKKLYQITMNTFQIAIILLFENVDELSYEEIQQSTSLNDEQLQRHLQSFTDLKILLINSPSSPLSSSTSSSSSSSLSIQQAKQQQSTSESFPKSTRFLLNKNFASKRMKFKINVPPPKEIQQKEAEQQNASVEEDRKMFLQAAIVRIMKTRKRLRHNALIEEVINQAKQRFNPNVPMIKKAIDSLIEKQYIDRYETSDEYHYMA
- the LOC124499371 gene encoding RAB11-binding protein RELCH homolog codes for the protein MGKYSHFKKLSIKKKKKWLFEHHYGRSNVEDVVETTTETTKESELSNIDSETEIFDRIASKLLRSGYLLTALELHAELIERGKESSRLRDYFDNPHNFEKHFDISPTNRPSTSNEAMTTMFPKNLSIGRSPSENTFDSLDFTHYSDEDLERHIGDERIAVLEFELRKARKTIDSLRASLTMTTTGQCSNDMIDGGGGGNNKLLNDCESKLHQSPPTINNDNNIFTTATAEYANEFSRDFYYRGSADGDSCPGEDDKFSKKSTTNLSNYESCIGGGGGVGGSSIIKPHEKRALNYLINEYLMTYNYKITSITFCDENTDQDFDNWNDVGLNITRPPDLLRIYRQFWNNINNHRQSSSSSVATASCLMRTNSNATTIVSNSHKTIINDDDDDDDEFLVNNNQ
- the LOC124499805 gene encoding delta-sarcoglycan, which produces MIHSMKENVDNNNDDDDVDDQRSSQSVMIIGNRRHSHSRSHSHSRPSSLMFQNYHPLIIMNDNNRQSINPGRRRFTNVLETQLDQDTENDFDYNGHNVENYDHHHQHDEQQQQYYAESGSECPPITEHPVVVDQQMMLMYPSVDDYHAEYLMQQEVGIYGWRKKILYILLVINIVMVGINFALAFWIVSVLGFSTNGIGPVDFGSLDNNQPDNDQIIRIHGSAVFEKLLFARHLKSWPNDEFRMTTKNGDIIFRSLSNDSSQINGTRLIISNDKIQLFTNHFEVYDRKNSLMFALDSSSDESSNLSRPSRSLINNQSETSLQQITIRTNAIKFLNDINNLNLPLSLQTPSVINTINDELRLYSPQSRLLLRGPKSIHLESKLGDISLVTYDNLQLQSNVGRITLDSRAIYLRKLWTTSPTTLDDNKTLNTTENNLFDESLLFPKPIVYQVCVCSKSGRLFLTQADKPCQVKSYRDCR